In Nitrospirota bacterium, a single genomic region encodes these proteins:
- a CDS encoding glycosyltransferase family 39 protein, with product MFFWREPEVIVDASRYFTQAKHLKIYGIGYFLKEWGNSIPAWTDLPLIPFIYGMILKFFGEFRIYIQIFTTFLFSMTIVLTFLIGKTLWGEDVGFFGGVLLLGTPYLFIQVPLMLVDIPTMFFLTFSIFTTIKALNEGTVKFIVLSSLSIFLTFFSKYSTWLMLSVLIVVFLVLRTQNSKLQTPNYIYRGIVIALISVFLIGCVILSKYDVFSEQIKLLMAYQLPGLKRWGESFVSTFLFQIHPFITAAALYSTYAAFKKRDLKYTIISFLVILIVLMQIKRIRYIIMVFPMFALMASYGLREIKNIELRKFIVSCAVIFSLVVATFAYFPFIQKISTVNLKDAGEFLDSLDVKNVEVFTLPSIKPIVNPAVSVPILDLFTDKRIYYEYNPDFFPVSEEIKKSALRFTWEYKNPKYYTFNNEDSRKAIVVISSDIEQTLPEYIEQKTKKYPHSIVFKTTEGVFQYKTIVTVYYGKNG from the coding sequence ATGTTCTTCTGGAGAGAGCCAGAGGTCATTGTCGATGCCTCAAGGTATTTCACACAGGCAAAACATCTGAAAATATATGGAATTGGATATTTCTTAAAAGAATGGGGCAATAGTATTCCAGCCTGGACCGATTTGCCACTTATCCCTTTTATATATGGAATGATTTTAAAGTTTTTCGGGGAATTCAGGATTTACATCCAGATTTTTACAACCTTTCTGTTTTCGATGACTATTGTGCTCACTTTTCTTATAGGAAAAACTCTCTGGGGCGAGGATGTTGGTTTTTTTGGTGGAGTACTCCTTCTCGGTACTCCATATCTCTTCATCCAAGTACCGCTTATGCTTGTTGATATACCAACTATGTTCTTTCTCACATTTTCAATCTTTACTACTATCAAGGCACTGAATGAAGGAACAGTAAAATTCATAGTGCTTTCGTCTCTGTCTATTTTCCTTACCTTCTTTTCCAAGTATTCGACATGGTTAATGCTTTCAGTTCTGATTGTCGTATTTCTGGTTCTCAGAACTCAGAACTCCAAACTCCAAACTCCGAACTATATTTATAGAGGTATTGTAATCGCCTTAATCTCTGTTTTTTTAATCGGATGCGTAATTTTATCTAAGTATGATGTCTTTTCAGAGCAGATCAAACTCCTTATGGCTTATCAATTACCAGGATTGAAACGGTGGGGGGAGAGTTTTGTTTCAACTTTCCTTTTTCAGATACATCCATTTATTACTGCTGCGGCATTATATTCCACCTATGCTGCTTTCAAAAAAAGAGATTTGAAGTATACGATTATAAGCTTTCTGGTGATTCTAATAGTTTTAATGCAAATCAAGAGGATACGATACATCATAATGGTATTTCCGATGTTTGCATTAATGGCTTCCTATGGGTTACGGGAAATTAAAAATATAGAACTCAGGAAATTTATTGTTTCCTGTGCTGTTATTTTTTCACTTGTAGTTGCGACCTTTGCGTATTTCCCTTTTATTCAGAAAATAAGTACTGTAAACCTTAAGGATGCTGGAGAGTTTCTGGATTCCCTTGATGTAAAAAATGTAGAAGTCTTCACCCTACCATCAATAAAACCCATAGTCAACCCAGCTGTTTCTGTTCCCATTCTTGATCTTTTTACAGATAAACGAATTTATTATGAGTATAATCCTGATTTTTTCCCGGTCAGTGAAGAGATCAAAAAATCTGCCTTGCGATTTACATGGGAATACAAAAATCCAAAATATTATACCTTTAACAATGAAGATTCAAGAAAGGCTATAGTAGTAATATCAAGTGATATAGAACAGACCCTTCCAGAGTATATTGAACAAAAGACAAAAAAATACCCTCATTCTATAGTTTTTAAAACCACAGAAGGGGTATTTCAGTATAAAACAATTGTTACAGTTTATTATGGTAAAAATGGGTAA